The Procambarus clarkii isolate CNS0578487 chromosome 24, FALCON_Pclarkii_2.0, whole genome shotgun sequence genomic interval taactaactcaTCAAGATTCTAACTTGAtgaagtgtggggttcagtccctgagcccattatgtgcctctataaccctttccactaccacccacaagatgggtatgaggtgcataataaatgaactacacTAACCAAACTGTTAGGACCGCGTtctagtatgtttattgagataagaaaatacatctcaaagtgatagagtagcttaggctatttctacccccagtaCGACTGCGTACGTTCGCGTTCGATCTAAAACGTATATGTTTTGTTCCTCAGCCAATAGGCGAGTCTAGTAATGACGTGACAGTGAGCCCGGCTTGCGACGTGGCAGGGTTGCGCCACCCCAGACAGTGGGTGGCGGCCGTGGTGGTGagccgtgtgtgttgtggggcTCAGTGGCGCTGCTGGCACTGGGGCGTGCGAACATACGGGTCGTTTCTGccagtaaaatatatatatatggaacattTGTGATGTGGAACTCGGGTGTGTAGTGTGCAAACTTTAATGTGAACGAGAATGAACTAAGCACAAACCCTTCGTTATATATCGGTTGTGAGAAATCGTCCCAAAGATGTCTTATTCCACAACAGAGACATGGTTTGAGATGCCAATAGCCTCCCCTGGAGGGACCATCAGTGACACTCCTCTCCAGCTTCCCGACGGGCTTGATATTACACACTTTGATAACAGTGACCTGGTCAAGCTGCTGGACATTGACGGGCCAACTGACAACACCAAGCTGCTAGACGACTGCGTCAACTACACGGACCTTCTCCCACCAGCATACACAGCCCCTCAGACCACACTACAAACCACCAACTATAACAATTACTTCGACGCTCATGTGCTAGACACCGACTCTGTTCCGTACACCCAGCCACAACCGCTGACGCTGAACCTAGATCAAGACTTGAACTTTATTGGGCGCTTTGTGACACAGAGCCAGATACCTGCGGCAGAAACCACCCGGGTACTTGTCAGTGATGGCACCAGCCAGGCTTCTACACTCCCGCCTCTAAGCCCTCCTGAAGAAACCTTTGCTCCAGAGACCAAACCACGCcgacggcagcagcagcagcaaggcgACGCCCCTAAAGCGAAGCCTACTAGGAAACGTCGACCCAGAAAGCCTAAGGTTTACGAGAGGGAAGACCCCTTCGAGGACCTCGCAGCCGAGAAGCGCCGACTTAACGCCATCAACGCCAAGAAGAACAGAGACTGTAAGAAGAAAATGTTGGAGGAGCTGGACGAGAAGGTGAAGGCAGTGACACAGGAGAGGGACAAACTAGAGCAAGAGGTGCAGGAGCTTAGAGACAAGGAACAACAACTGCGAAACGAACTCGTCTCTCGGTTCGGTGTCACTTTGCCCT includes:
- the LOC123761640 gene encoding uncharacterized protein codes for the protein MSYSTTETWFEMPIASPGGTISDTPLQLPDGLDITHFDNSDLVKLLDIDGPTDNTKLLDDCVNYTDLLPPAYTAPQTTLQTTNYNNYFDAHVLDTDSVPYTQPQPLTLNLDQDLNFIGRFVTQSQIPAAETTRVLVSDGTSQASTLPPLSPPEETFAPETKPRRRQQQQQGDAPKAKPTRKRRPRKPKVYEREDPFEDLAAEKRRLNAINAKKNRDCKKKMLEELDEKVKAVTQERDKLEQEVQELRDKEQQLRNELVSRFGVTLPFI